From one Octopus bimaculoides isolate UCB-OBI-ISO-001 chromosome 1, ASM119413v2, whole genome shotgun sequence genomic stretch:
- the LOC128247050 gene encoding toll-like receptor 4, with amino-acid sequence MLHIFIIIFGYFLKLLTSVTANCQTDCPAVCHCTEDKFQHCTVTCTDENLTQIPSYFPENTTSLDLSRNHIKRIPPDIIKHLNLLEVLKVDDNLLEYLLPNTFQGLWSLRELSLEYNRLAINYSSFPINLFRNLTEVKILKLRGNTVYRNTNFIDRTISHLTALEYLYISGGQYFMFGAGYKNLTKLKYINFASKRNSSVIRYITKHAFKNVPRITHLNLDYCHLDVINTEAFAQFEHLQLLRISFNNQILLYRITLTLRYLKNPSEFQTLYFSNIKLNVGTGIVITEHFTSSLQKTRLKKIVLNSDHIELLSWNSIPSLPSTLEYAYLRNNRFTYGEYIFQIKALPNIKLIDISTTISYRELPFIRSKLFNRDITYSFTISKSLKTLLLQGCHYKIPIPPFHIKDANAIRVINATNNIFCPWSGPVRGLEQLQILDLSHNQCNNISNEFFTFFTGLRLLNIENNVIGISGQVAEEGFSKAFLNLTSLEELYLSNNHIQYLSNNSLLQLKNLRILNLRNNLLESFDVKISHMLNLSYLDLSKNILQELSENTLNAIENISEYHKLTVNIQNNK; translated from the coding sequence ATGTTAcacatattcattattatatttggtTATTTCTTGAAACTACTTACTTCAGTGACTGCAAATTGTCAGACAGATTGTCCAGCTGTTTGCCACTGTACCGAAGACAAATTTCAACACTGTACAGTAACTTGTACTGACGAAAACCTAACTCAAATACCCAGTTATTTTCCAGAAAATACGACATCATTAGATTTAAGTCGAAACCACATTAAAAGAATCCCTCCTGATATTATTAAGCATTTAAACTTATTAGAGGTGCTAAAAGTTGACGATAATCTTCTTGAATATTTGCTGCCAAACACCTTTCAAGGTTTGTGGTCTTTGAGAGAACTGTCGTTGGAATACAACAGATTAGCTATTAATTATTCTTCATTTCCTATAAATCTTTTCCGAAATTTAACTGAAGTGAAAATTCTGAAACTACGAGGTAACACTGTGTACAGAAACACGAACTTTATTGATAGAACTATATCTCATTTAACTGCACtggaatatttatacatatcaggTGGTCAGTACTTCATGTTTGGTGCAGGATATAAGAAtttgacaaaattaaaatatattaattttgccTCAAAAAGAAACAGTTCCGTTATTAGATATATTACAAAACATGCATTTAAAAATGTTCCCAGAATAACCCATTTGAATTTAGATTATTGCCATTTAGATGTAATTAACACCGAGGCATTCGCACAGTTTGAACATCTGCAACTCCTACGCATTTCATTTAACAATCAAATTCTGCTGTATAGAATTACACTGACTTTGAGGTATCTAAAAAACCCAAGTGAATTCCAAACTTTATATTTtagtaatataaaattaaatgtaggAACGGGCATTGTTATTACCGAACATTTCACAAGTTCTTTACAGAAAACTAGAttgaagaaaattgttttaaattcagATCATATTGAATTACTTTCTTGGAATAGCATTCCCTCCTTACCCAGCACATTGGAATACGCTTATTTGAGAAACAACAGATTTACATACGGAGAATATATCTTTCAAATTAAGGCTTTACCCAACATTAAATTAATTGACATTAGCACGACAATATCATATAGAGAGCTACCATTTATTCGTAGCAAATTATTCAATAGGGATATTACTTACAGTTTTACAATCTCCAAATCTCTTAAAACACTCTTACTACAAGGTTGCCACTATAAAATTCCCATACCACCATTCCACATAAAAGATGCAAATGCAATAAGAGTAATTAAtgcaacaaataatatattttgtccaTGGAGTGGCCCAGTCCGGGGCTTAGAACAATTACAAATACTGGATTTAAGTCACAACCAATGCAATAATATCAGTAACGAATTCTTCACATTTTTCACTGGTCTGCGACTTTTGAATATCGAAAATAACGTAATAGGAATTTCAGGGCAAGTTGCCGAAGAAGGTTTCAGTAAAGCTTTTCTAAATTTAACCAGCCTCGAAGAATTATATCTTTCAAATAACCACATTCAATATTTATCAAACAACAGTTTGTTACAGCTGAAAAATCTCAGAATCTTAAATTTGCGCAACAATTTATTAGAATCATTTGATGTAAAGATTAGTCATATGTTAAATTTATCATATTTAGATTTATCTAAAAACATTTTACAGGAACTGTCAGAAAACACTTTGAATGCTATTGAAAATATATCTGAATACCATAAACTCACTGTCaacatacaaaacaataaa